A single region of the bacterium genome encodes:
- a CDS encoding transglutaminase-like domain-containing protein, protein MNLPEKLLRYISISIVPIIWLILIGLLYYRNSQHSILESEPKISFDTGDVILREEWKRIYLNNEPVGYSKVSLQEGSFANKKVYVLNNETNLYLLVAGMNQDIQFAGTVTLDRDLTLLQFNQELKAGRQRFRVRGIFGNNQLRVWIGSGTNETERRIPLTQRCYAPDVVHLLMLQDKFPLGKKYRIPIFDPTTLSAQVIEAETVGKTTVELNGQKYPAYEIKETVKGVTQTVWVNSKGEVLKEEARLAGLTLLAMKEFEPDKTKLHVVRRSTQDLLFTSSIPANREIANPRQVTELTVRLSDISEEQIAQLDLIPSKEISRNGVILWIQTVDLSKLPPYMQEVNTKEFIQYLAPSMLVQSTDPEIYKTALNIIGNNRDAVRNSIKLTQWVYRNIRKKILVSVPSAVEVLKNREGDCNEHAVLLAALSRSVGIPTKIVAGLVYKDGYFFYHAWNEVWVGQWVPIDATFGQTAVDATHIKLIEGDLDQQIKLLSLVGKINIEIL, encoded by the coding sequence ATGAACCTACCCGAGAAATTATTACGGTATATTAGCATCTCCATTGTTCCGATAATCTGGTTGATTCTAATCGGGCTCCTGTATTATCGGAATAGCCAGCATTCAATCCTGGAATCCGAACCAAAAATATCATTTGATACCGGCGATGTTATTCTCCGCGAAGAATGGAAACGAATCTATTTAAATAATGAACCAGTGGGATATTCGAAAGTATCGTTGCAAGAAGGTTCTTTCGCTAATAAGAAGGTATATGTGTTGAATAACGAGACGAATTTATATCTGCTCGTTGCGGGGATGAATCAGGATATTCAATTCGCTGGAACGGTAACGCTTGACCGTGATTTAACATTGCTCCAGTTTAATCAGGAATTGAAAGCTGGCAGACAACGGTTTCGGGTACGTGGGATTTTCGGAAATAACCAGTTGCGGGTATGGATTGGCAGCGGTACGAATGAAACTGAACGGCGGATTCCGCTTACCCAACGATGTTATGCTCCCGACGTAGTCCATTTGCTGATGTTACAAGATAAATTTCCGCTTGGAAAAAAATATCGGATACCGATATTTGACCCGACAACATTATCCGCGCAAGTAATTGAAGCTGAAACAGTTGGCAAGACTACGGTTGAGCTAAACGGTCAGAAGTATCCTGCGTATGAAATTAAAGAAACGGTTAAAGGAGTAACGCAAACCGTTTGGGTGAATAGTAAGGGCGAAGTGCTCAAAGAAGAAGCACGGTTAGCTGGATTAACCTTGCTCGCGATGAAAGAATTCGAACCGGATAAAACGAAATTGCACGTGGTTCGACGGTCAACGCAAGATTTATTATTCACCAGCAGTATTCCAGCGAATCGGGAAATTGCGAACCCGCGACAAGTAACCGAACTAACCGTTCGACTTTCGGATATTTCTGAAGAACAAATTGCCCAACTCGACTTAATACCTTCGAAAGAAATCTCCAGAAACGGGGTTATTCTCTGGATTCAAACCGTAGATTTATCGAAATTGCCACCGTATATGCAAGAAGTAAATACAAAAGAGTTTATACAATATCTTGCGCCGTCAATGTTAGTCCAGAGCACCGACCCTGAAATATATAAAACTGCACTGAACATTATCGGGAACAACCGAGATGCAGTACGAAATTCGATTAAATTAACCCAATGGGTATATCGGAATATCCGAAAAAAAATCTTGGTTAGCGTTCCTTCGGCCGTTGAAGTGTTAAAAAATCGGGAAGGGGATTGCAACGAGCATGCGGTATTATTAGCGGCGTTATCGCGGTCGGTTGGGATTCCAACGAAAATTGTTGCTGGGTTGGTATATAAAGATGGATATTTCTTTTACCATGCATGGAACGAAGTCTGGGTCGGGCAATGGGTTCCGATCGATGCGACGTTCGGCCAGACCGCCGTTGATGCAACCCATATTAAACTGATTGAAGGTGACCTCGACCAGCAGATAAAATTACTATCCTTAGTCGGGAAAATCAATATTGAAATTTTATAA
- a CDS encoding thymidine kinase, whose protein sequence is MDISIKNIGWIEVICGSMFSGKSEELIKRLRRCQIAKQKIAVFKPQRDTRYSETEIVSHNQARIPSISVRDSAELYQNVDAEVQVVGIDEAQFFDSGLVAVCEKLANEGKRVIVAGLDQDYLGRPFEPIPQLMAVAEYVTKALAICVVCGNPANRSYRKVQSEERILLGSQDTYEPRCRRCFQPFGEEKQLEIK, encoded by the coding sequence ATGGATATTTCAATTAAAAATATCGGATGGATAGAAGTTATTTGTGGCAGTATGTTTTCTGGAAAGAGTGAAGAGTTAATTAAACGGCTCCGTCGCTGCCAAATAGCGAAACAGAAAATTGCGGTATTCAAACCGCAACGTGATACTCGATATAGTGAAACTGAAATCGTGAGTCATAATCAAGCACGGATTCCATCTATTTCGGTTCGTGATAGTGCTGAGTTATATCAGAACGTTGATGCAGAAGTTCAGGTGGTTGGAATTGATGAAGCACAATTTTTCGATTCCGGATTAGTTGCGGTTTGTGAGAAGCTCGCAAATGAAGGGAAACGGGTTATCGTTGCCGGACTCGACCAGGATTATCTCGGCAGACCATTTGAACCGATACCGCAACTGATGGCAGTAGCGGAATATGTTACTAAAGCGTTAGCGATATGCGTAGTTTGTGGGAATCCAGCGAACCGGTCGTATCGGAAAGTGCAAAGTGAAGAACGAATCTTGCTCGGGAGCCAGGATACGTACGAACCGCGCTGCCGTCGCTGTTTCCAGCCGTTCGGGGAAGAAAAACAACTTGAAATAAAGTAA